The Paeniglutamicibacter sulfureus genome includes a region encoding these proteins:
- a CDS encoding sensor histidine kinase gives MSAARTGRQRHGGIWLSSLFPRIITKGVPFSQLPVRRKVGWSQAPMLIAVVTACFLALITSPTEIFGDGHFVAGVLLTLLNSVLAWTIPWKSIGPEPTYLAIPALGLVSAALMATGAYPWLNGVSLLIAFPIFWFAWSGFVPRLTLMLSFLVPLTTTLLQLWNSGTPFSLETMAKPMLIPLTILALATTTVIVEHNSALAERQLRATLATSRRQTRLLNAVLNAANVGVVVVDRDGHDLFMNDVQRFQHRHATPPGNPDPDESQLLVRAVSSAYEPVPELLDPKDRPVIRSIRQEEFTDELFALGPLNDAMYLSTSARSFFNEDGEYDGAVTMFKNITPLIEASKTRDRFLANVSHELRTPLTSILGYLELLEDDHRLTDDQRQSVDVLSRNSERMLHMVNDLLTAAAGQHQVNISTIDLGAVIHGQIESMRPRAAAEGLELVEGNLCHEPVLGDALRLGQVVDNLVSNAIKYSGAGGTVTVDMNCNSKEISLRVADTGRGMAAEDLKKLFTRFFRTDEARRSGLPGVGLGLAISNELVMAHGGRISAESELGKGTTMTVVLPRKDADGNSASSTRRIGFPTMHPESRH, from the coding sequence ATGAGCGCCGCACGAACGGGCCGCCAGCGCCATGGAGGCATTTGGCTGTCGTCGTTATTCCCCCGGATCATCACCAAGGGCGTGCCGTTTTCCCAGCTGCCCGTGCGCCGCAAGGTCGGGTGGTCGCAGGCCCCCATGCTCATTGCAGTGGTCACCGCTTGCTTCTTGGCGCTCATCACTTCTCCGACGGAGATCTTCGGGGATGGGCACTTTGTTGCGGGTGTGCTGCTGACGCTGCTTAACAGCGTCTTGGCGTGGACCATCCCGTGGAAGTCCATCGGTCCGGAACCGACCTATCTGGCCATTCCGGCGCTGGGACTGGTCTCGGCAGCCTTGATGGCAACTGGCGCCTACCCGTGGCTCAACGGGGTGTCCCTGCTGATTGCCTTCCCGATCTTCTGGTTTGCTTGGTCGGGATTTGTCCCGCGTTTGACGCTCATGCTCTCGTTCCTGGTTCCGCTGACGACGACCTTGCTGCAATTGTGGAACTCGGGCACCCCCTTCTCCCTGGAAACCATGGCCAAGCCGATGTTGATCCCGCTGACCATCCTCGCGCTGGCCACCACCACCGTCATTGTCGAACACAACTCCGCGCTGGCGGAACGGCAATTGCGCGCCACCCTGGCCACGAGCCGGCGTCAGACCCGACTGCTCAATGCGGTACTCAATGCCGCCAACGTCGGCGTTGTCGTAGTTGACCGCGACGGCCACGACCTGTTCATGAACGATGTCCAGCGCTTCCAGCATCGGCACGCCACCCCGCCTGGCAATCCCGACCCCGACGAGTCGCAGCTTTTGGTGCGCGCCGTGTCCAGCGCCTACGAGCCCGTACCGGAACTCTTGGACCCCAAGGACCGTCCCGTCATTCGTTCCATCCGCCAGGAGGAATTCACTGACGAGCTCTTTGCCCTTGGCCCGCTAAACGACGCCATGTACCTCTCGACCTCGGCCCGTTCCTTCTTTAACGAAGACGGAGAGTACGACGGCGCGGTGACCATGTTCAAGAACATCACCCCGCTCATCGAGGCTTCAAAGACCCGGGACCGCTTCCTCGCCAACGTGAGCCATGAACTGCGAACCCCGTTGACCTCCATCCTCGGCTACCTGGAATTGCTCGAGGACGATCATCGGCTCACCGACGACCAGCGGCAATCCGTTGATGTCCTTTCCCGAAATTCCGAGCGTATGCTGCACATGGTCAACGACCTGCTTACCGCGGCAGCTGGCCAGCACCAGGTCAATATCAGCACCATTGACCTCGGTGCGGTGATCCACGGACAAATCGAATCCATGCGCCCGCGCGCCGCGGCGGAAGGCCTCGAACTGGTCGAAGGGAATCTTTGCCATGAGCCCGTGCTGGGCGATGCGCTGCGATTGGGCCAGGTGGTGGACAACCTCGTCTCCAACGCCATCAAATATTCCGGGGCAGGAGGAACGGTTACCGTTGACATGAACTGCAACAGCAAGGAAATTTCGCTGCGGGTTGCCGACACCGGACGTGGCATGGCCGCCGAGGACTTGAAGAAACTCTTCACCCGGTTCTTCCGCACCGACGAGGCACGGCGCTCCGGGCTTCCGGGGGTGGGACTCGGGCTAGCGATCAGCAATGAGCTTGTCATGGCCCATGGCGGGCGGATCTCGGCAGAGAGCGAGCTGGGGAAGGGCACAACGATGACAGTCGTGCTGCCTCGCAAGGATGCGGACGGCAATTCGGCATCCTCGACCCGCAGGATAGGATTCCCGACGATGCATCCGGAATCGCGCCACTGA
- a CDS encoding DNA polymerase III subunit gamma and tau, producing the protein MSTALYRRYRPDNFADVIGQEHVTTPLMTALEKNRVNHAYLFSGPRGCGKTTSARILARCLNCAQGPTPTPCGTCPSCIELASGGPGSLDVIEIDAASHGGVDDARDLRERATFAPVRDRYKIFIIDEAHMVTSAGFNALLKIVEEPPEHIKFIFATTEPDKVIGTIRSRTHHYPFRLVPPEPLIKYLEYLCTAEGVTVAPGVLSLVIRAGGGSVRDSLSVLDQLIAGAGPGGLDYELAVSLLGYTHASLLDDVVDALGAGDAATVFGAVDRVVQTGHDPRRFVEDLLERFRDLIIVRAVPENASQIIRGLPEDQLQRMHAQAAGLGQAELSRWADVTNAGLTEMTGATSPRLHLELLCARLLLPASDATERGFNARMDRVERRLAYAGDDLPPAPSGDGAYAHADGSAGSSGASGYEAENSGAGAAAVREALRAARAQKEGGAPDAPSASEAVSAPPAAQEPTVQPASEPAPESAQPPAPADPVAATASAPAAPTPSVPTQEAPPMEDSTGHSPDWGGTWGPVPDAPANPVTEPVSPVQGTPVQPPANVPPFSILPDRAPETEGEGQSSAPAAEPAPIQQNQAMADFAKKVKEEQAAKDRAAAEQAAAQRAAQEKAAAEQRAAQERAAQERAAAEQRAAQQQQQQQQQQQHAPSQVHQAQRSDAPQQHQAPQQPQQQQPPQSPAPQRQPAPQQQRHAPQQGQGPQQGQAPAGTSGGTGSVEMFRRAWPDILEELKSNKKFVWMMVAPNASVTGFDGRTLTVSFAHTGALTAFTARQENVAILGQSVNRVLGVNVELAIAAGGSAPAGGSGPKVDRRPEPAVTQGPAESAPQQHTAPTPSSAPAPGEPGHGTAPIAATEQDAVPPVSQPAAPRPVVQQEAPRLAAEPVRPVSATEQPVQVSAPSPSAPLSDEDPGFGPEPTWDSEPWDDGGGDWDASSVPVPDWEADLGSASAEPALDTDTAAPLHGAGETSRPAAPAPAAPKGYVAPAPSLGDADRPVAPPPGASAATWGMPIAAPSVASSGEPGAPAASAPVANGGKLSRYQRLMNRAAGIADSAPAPAHARITTDPAAGAWGNPDEAPDFARPRPTAPVEDTRPPAPVAPVELDETEFVPSDDDIAIEDSSLIGVPAIERILNGRVIEERDAAGNVIERPNRPR; encoded by the coding sequence GTGAGTACAGCTCTTTACCGTCGCTACCGTCCAGACAATTTTGCGGACGTGATCGGGCAGGAACATGTCACCACACCGCTGATGACAGCCCTGGAAAAAAACCGGGTCAACCATGCCTATCTCTTCTCGGGTCCGCGCGGCTGTGGCAAGACCACGTCCGCCCGCATCCTTGCCCGCTGCCTGAATTGTGCCCAAGGCCCGACGCCCACCCCGTGCGGCACCTGCCCCAGCTGCATCGAACTGGCCAGCGGCGGTCCGGGTTCCCTTGATGTGATCGAGATCGACGCGGCGTCGCACGGCGGCGTCGACGACGCCCGCGACCTGCGCGAACGTGCGACCTTCGCCCCGGTTCGCGATCGCTACAAGATCTTCATCATCGACGAGGCCCACATGGTCACCTCGGCCGGTTTCAATGCCCTGCTGAAGATTGTCGAAGAACCGCCGGAGCACATCAAGTTCATCTTCGCGACGACCGAGCCGGACAAGGTCATCGGCACGATCCGCTCGCGCACCCACCACTACCCCTTCCGGCTGGTGCCGCCCGAGCCGCTGATCAAGTACCTCGAGTACCTGTGCACCGCCGAAGGCGTCACGGTTGCCCCAGGTGTGCTGTCCCTGGTCATTCGCGCCGGCGGCGGTTCCGTGCGTGATTCGCTGTCCGTGCTGGACCAGCTGATCGCCGGAGCCGGACCGGGCGGGCTGGACTACGAGCTGGCGGTTTCGCTGCTGGGCTACACCCACGCTTCGCTGCTTGACGACGTGGTCGATGCCCTGGGCGCCGGCGACGCCGCGACGGTGTTTGGCGCCGTCGACCGAGTGGTGCAGACCGGACACGACCCGCGGAGATTCGTCGAGGACCTGCTCGAGCGTTTCCGCGACCTGATCATCGTGCGTGCGGTGCCCGAAAACGCCTCCCAGATCATCCGCGGCCTGCCCGAGGACCAGCTCCAGCGCATGCACGCCCAGGCAGCGGGACTTGGCCAAGCCGAACTCAGCCGCTGGGCCGATGTCACCAACGCCGGGCTGACCGAGATGACGGGAGCGACGTCGCCGCGCCTGCACCTCGAGCTGCTCTGCGCCCGTTTGCTGCTTCCGGCATCCGACGCCACCGAGCGCGGTTTCAATGCGCGCATGGACCGGGTCGAGCGCCGTTTGGCGTACGCCGGCGACGATCTTCCCCCGGCGCCGTCCGGCGATGGAGCCTACGCGCATGCCGACGGTTCGGCAGGGTCTTCCGGAGCCTCCGGCTACGAGGCCGAGAACTCCGGCGCCGGTGCTGCAGCGGTCCGCGAGGCACTGCGTGCCGCCCGCGCCCAGAAGGAAGGCGGGGCACCCGATGCGCCGTCGGCTTCCGAAGCCGTTTCTGCCCCTCCAGCGGCGCAGGAACCGACGGTCCAACCGGCTTCCGAGCCAGCACCGGAATCGGCCCAGCCGCCGGCACCGGCCGATCCTGTAGCGGCAACCGCTTCCGCACCGGCGGCTCCAACACCGTCGGTTCCCACCCAGGAAGCTCCCCCGATGGAGGATTCCACCGGGCACTCCCCCGATTGGGGCGGCACGTGGGGACCCGTTCCCGACGCCCCCGCCAACCCGGTGACCGAGCCGGTGTCGCCCGTCCAGGGCACCCCGGTTCAACCTCCGGCAAACGTCCCGCCATTCAGCATCCTGCCCGACCGCGCCCCCGAGACCGAGGGTGAAGGCCAGTCCAGCGCTCCGGCAGCGGAGCCCGCGCCGATCCAACAGAACCAGGCCATGGCCGACTTCGCGAAGAAGGTCAAGGAAGAGCAGGCAGCCAAGGATCGGGCCGCCGCGGAGCAGGCAGCGGCCCAACGCGCTGCCCAGGAAAAGGCGGCAGCCGAACAACGCGCCGCCCAGGAACGAGCGGCACAGGAACGTGCAGCGGCCGAGCAACGCGCCGCGCAGCAACAGCAACAGCAACAGCAACAGCAACAGCATGCGCCATCGCAGGTTCACCAGGCCCAGCGTTCCGACGCGCCGCAACAGCACCAGGCACCACAGCAACCGCAGCAGCAACAGCCGCCGCAATCGCCTGCACCCCAGCGGCAGCCCGCCCCCCAGCAACAACGTCACGCTCCACAGCAAGGCCAGGGCCCGCAACAAGGCCAGGCCCCGGCTGGAACCTCCGGCGGCACGGGATCGGTTGAGATGTTCCGCCGGGCATGGCCCGACATCCTGGAAGAACTCAAGAGCAACAAGAAGTTCGTCTGGATGATGGTGGCGCCCAACGCCTCTGTGACCGGGTTTGACGGTCGCACGTTGACCGTCAGTTTTGCGCACACCGGCGCGCTGACCGCGTTCACCGCGCGGCAGGAAAACGTCGCGATCCTGGGACAGAGCGTCAACAGGGTGCTCGGCGTGAACGTTGAATTGGCCATCGCAGCGGGAGGGTCCGCACCGGCGGGTGGTTCTGGCCCAAAAGTTGATCGCCGGCCCGAGCCGGCGGTGACCCAAGGTCCAGCTGAATCCGCACCACAGCAGCACACCGCCCCGACACCCTCCAGTGCGCCCGCTCCCGGCGAACCCGGACACGGCACCGCCCCGATTGCGGCGACCGAGCAGGATGCAGTGCCGCCTGTCTCCCAGCCCGCTGCTCCCCGGCCGGTTGTCCAGCAGGAAGCCCCACGGCTGGCCGCCGAGCCCGTGCGCCCGGTTTCCGCTACCGAGCAACCCGTCCAGGTCTCGGCGCCGTCCCCGTCTGCGCCGTTGTCCGACGAGGATCCGGGCTTCGGACCGGAACCCACCTGGGACTCGGAACCATGGGACGATGGCGGCGGAGACTGGGATGCCTCCTCCGTTCCGGTGCCCGATTGGGAAGCCGACCTCGGCTCCGCCTCGGCGGAACCTGCCCTCGACACCGACACTGCAGCACCCTTACACGGTGCCGGCGAAACCTCGCGGCCGGCCGCCCCCGCCCCTGCCGCGCCCAAGGGCTACGTAGCCCCGGCGCCGTCGTTGGGCGATGCGGATCGTCCGGTTGCACCTCCTCCAGGCGCATCGGCAGCAACCTGGGGCATGCCGATTGCGGCTCCCTCGGTCGCTTCTTCCGGGGAACCCGGCGCACCTGCAGCTTCCGCCCCGGTCGCCAACGGCGGAAAGCTCAGCCGCTACCAGCGGCTGATGAACCGCGCCGCGGGGATCGCCGACTCCGCCCCGGCACCCGCACACGCCCGCATCACCACGGACCCGGCTGCAGGCGCATGGGGAAACCCCGACGAGGCCCCAGACTTCGCACGCCCGAGACCCACCGCACCCGTTGAAGACACACGCCCCCCGGCACCTGTTGCACCCGTAGAATTGGATGAGACGGAGTTCGTCCCCAGTGACGACGACATCGCCATCGAGGATTCCTCGCTGATCGGGGTCCCCGCCATCGAGCGAATCCTCAACGGCCGTGTCATTGAGGAACGGGATGCCGCCGGCAACGTGATCGAGCGACCCAACCGGCCCCGCTGA
- a CDS encoding Hpt domain-containing protein, with amino-acid sequence MELQPISPDAVVCAQTLGKLCAELGPESVNEFISQFRSLWPTRIGRLNKAIADNDRAAGEDSALSLKSAATMVGAHDLATLAVQLQAAFRTDNQALQGSLVGRIEGAGNAILAELTKPGFPEHALDMYRRSA; translated from the coding sequence ATGGAGTTGCAGCCAATTTCCCCGGACGCCGTCGTGTGCGCGCAGACCCTGGGAAAACTGTGCGCCGAGCTCGGCCCGGAGTCGGTCAACGAGTTCATCTCCCAGTTCAGGTCGCTGTGGCCCACACGAATCGGTCGATTGAATAAGGCGATCGCGGACAATGACCGAGCCGCCGGCGAGGATTCGGCGCTATCCCTGAAATCGGCGGCGACCATGGTCGGTGCGCACGACCTGGCCACGCTGGCAGTCCAGCTACAGGCGGCCTTCCGTACGGACAACCAAGCTCTGCAGGGCTCTCTCGTGGGCCGCATCGAGGGAGCCGGCAATGCCATCTTGGCCGAGTTGACCAAGCCAGGCTTCCCCGAGCATGCCTTGGATATGTACCGCCGGTCCGCCTAG
- a CDS encoding HNH endonuclease signature motif containing protein, with the protein MLDGLESTLLADTSEMVQRGMPTPLSEENPTLFDYKREIEEHGFPLSRADQDLNRSSFVAEAAMVTRTSERSTFNRLATAEGLRYVHEHSLFALYTGSITSRTAAALVKQTRGIPRATAQQIEAGLLPTATTASDASMSLRIKRARERLHPQPAADRRTRAEMGRSLMWWPEDDGMAVLQAYLPAEDVLSIFNTVTTHANLLLSSEQERPLGQLRADVFRDSLLDGWPGQVKRKPSLFVGLTIPALELLTNPERGIANLEGYGPIPLGVALRLAANAPSLKPILTDPWTGSILDLGRKRYKPSKALRDFLRVRDEHCRFPGCRRAPETSEFDHIDDWATGGTTSVQNAQLLCKRHQIYKHVLGWQAVHLGNGSLQWRTPHGVTHLELPDGLLFPRALGPEPPPVQLMLPGTTIDAQSKKLLGWDETEDIPGFPDNSPEP; encoded by the coding sequence ATGCTCGACGGACTGGAATCCACGCTTCTGGCAGATACCAGCGAGATGGTGCAGCGCGGAATGCCCACTCCTCTATCGGAGGAAAATCCCACGCTTTTTGACTACAAGCGCGAGATCGAAGAGCACGGTTTCCCGCTTTCCCGGGCGGACCAGGATCTGAATCGCTCCTCGTTCGTTGCCGAGGCCGCCATGGTCACCCGCACATCCGAACGCTCCACCTTCAACCGCCTGGCCACGGCGGAGGGCCTACGGTACGTGCACGAACATTCCCTTTTCGCCCTCTACACCGGCAGCATCACCTCACGCACTGCTGCCGCGCTCGTTAAGCAGACGCGCGGCATCCCGAGGGCAACTGCCCAACAAATTGAAGCGGGCCTACTGCCGACGGCGACCACTGCCTCCGACGCCTCCATGTCCCTGCGCATCAAGCGCGCACGGGAACGGCTGCATCCGCAACCGGCCGCGGATCGCCGCACCCGGGCCGAAATGGGGCGCTCGCTGATGTGGTGGCCCGAGGATGACGGAATGGCGGTTCTGCAGGCCTACTTGCCGGCCGAGGACGTCTTGTCCATTTTCAACACCGTAACCACCCACGCCAACCTGCTGCTTTCAAGCGAACAGGAGCGGCCCCTGGGCCAGCTGAGGGCCGACGTGTTCCGGGATTCGCTGCTCGATGGCTGGCCCGGACAAGTCAAGAGGAAGCCCTCGCTCTTTGTTGGTCTGACGATTCCCGCGCTGGAGTTGCTGACCAACCCCGAACGAGGCATCGCCAACTTGGAGGGATACGGCCCGATTCCCCTGGGGGTCGCGTTGCGCCTTGCCGCCAACGCGCCATCACTCAAACCCATCCTCACCGACCCCTGGACAGGTTCAATCCTGGATTTGGGCCGCAAGCGCTACAAGCCCTCGAAGGCGTTGCGGGATTTCCTGCGCGTCCGCGACGAGCATTGCCGCTTTCCCGGCTGCCGCAGGGCGCCGGAGACTTCGGAATTCGACCACATCGACGATTGGGCAACCGGCGGAACGACCTCGGTGCAGAACGCGCAGCTGTTGTGCAAGCGACACCAGATCTACAAGCATGTGCTGGGCTGGCAGGCGGTCCATCTGGGCAACGGGTCACTGCAATGGCGCACTCCCCACGGGGTGACACACCTGGAACTGCCCGACGGCCTGCTCTTCCCGCGAGCGCTGGGCCCCGAACCTCCACCTGTCCAACTGATGCTGCCCGGAACCACGATCGACGCGCAGAGCAAGAAGTTGCTGGGCTGGGATGAGACCGAGGACATCCCGGGGTTTCCAGACAACTCACCGGAGCCGTGA
- the gluQRS gene encoding tRNA glutamyl-Q(34) synthetase GluQRS has translation MGAGRFAPSPSGDLHLGNLRTAILAWLFARSTERKFLMRVEDLDRARAGAEAQQLSDLAAMGLSWDGEVVRQSERSNLYAAALDGLRDRGLLYECFCTRRDIADAPSAPHAAPGTYPGTCRGLTEAERAAKREMRPAALRLRTEVGSFTVTDELHGAYTGVVDDFVVLRNDGVPAYNLAVVVDDGIQGIDQVVRGDDLLSSAPRQAYLAKLLGYGIPAYAHVPLALNSEGKRLAKRDGAVTLAQLAAEGIDADAARAVILASLGLPTSSIDAALAAFRPASLPTDPWVFTTSPDARGTGKPIGWPS, from the coding sequence ATGGGTGCCGGACGCTTCGCCCCCAGCCCCTCGGGGGATCTACATCTGGGCAATCTGCGCACGGCGATCCTGGCATGGCTCTTTGCCCGGTCCACCGAACGAAAGTTCCTCATGCGGGTGGAAGATCTTGACCGCGCACGCGCCGGAGCCGAAGCCCAGCAACTTTCCGACCTTGCGGCCATGGGTCTGTCGTGGGACGGAGAGGTCGTGAGGCAAAGCGAGCGATCCAACCTGTATGCAGCCGCACTTGACGGCCTTCGGGACCGTGGCTTGCTCTATGAATGTTTCTGCACCCGGCGCGACATCGCCGACGCCCCCAGCGCCCCGCATGCCGCCCCGGGAACCTACCCGGGAACCTGCCGTGGTCTCACCGAGGCCGAACGCGCCGCGAAGCGCGAAATGCGCCCGGCGGCACTGCGGCTGCGCACCGAGGTGGGTTCCTTCACCGTCACCGACGAACTCCACGGCGCCTACACCGGAGTCGTCGATGACTTTGTGGTGCTGCGCAACGACGGGGTTCCCGCCTACAACCTGGCGGTGGTGGTCGACGACGGAATCCAGGGCATCGACCAGGTGGTCCGCGGCGACGACCTGCTCTCTTCGGCTCCGCGGCAGGCATACCTGGCAAAACTGCTCGGTTACGGAATTCCCGCTTATGCCCATGTCCCCCTGGCCCTGAATTCGGAAGGCAAGCGCCTTGCCAAACGGGACGGCGCGGTCACGCTGGCCCAATTGGCGGCCGAGGGAATCGACGCCGATGCGGCCCGCGCGGTGATCCTGGCCTCGTTGGGTCTCCCGACGTCGTCGATCGACGCGGCCCTGGCGGCCTTTAGGCCGGCCTCGCTGCCCACCGACCCATGGGTCTTCACAACAAGTCCGGATGCACGCGGCACCGGAAAACCGATAGGGTGGCCCTCGTGA
- a CDS encoding response regulator transcription factor, translated as MTRARTAVVVEDDADIRGLLEVVLQQSGFDVHSTDSGVSGVEMVGFHEPDLVTLDIGLPDIDGFETARRIRMISDAHILMLTARADEIDTVLGLESGADEYVTKPFRPRELRARVDAIMRRRTAHQATHQDTGPVEMPSGEGVGPEADSELVRTLNGLVMNVSTYSVQVDGENLSVTPTEFTLLDLLLGAKGHIRTKADLVRRLRNEDSDAGTFVSAADERSVEVHVGNLRRKLGDSVHEPRWIETVRGVGYRAVIGR; from the coding sequence GTGACTAGAGCCCGTACCGCAGTGGTCGTTGAAGATGATGCAGACATACGGGGTTTGCTCGAGGTTGTCCTGCAGCAATCCGGGTTTGACGTGCACTCCACTGACTCCGGAGTTTCCGGCGTGGAAATGGTTGGTTTTCACGAGCCCGATCTGGTGACCTTGGATATCGGGTTGCCTGACATCGACGGATTTGAAACCGCACGCCGCATTCGCATGATCTCGGATGCGCACATCCTCATGTTGACCGCCAGGGCCGATGAGATTGACACGGTCCTGGGGCTTGAATCCGGTGCCGACGAATATGTCACTAAACCATTTCGTCCCCGTGAGCTTCGCGCCAGGGTCGATGCGATCATGCGCCGCCGCACCGCACACCAGGCGACCCATCAAGATACGGGACCTGTCGAAATGCCGTCAGGCGAAGGTGTGGGCCCCGAGGCCGACTCGGAACTTGTGCGCACCCTCAACGGGCTGGTGATGAACGTTTCGACGTATTCGGTCCAGGTTGACGGTGAAAACTTAAGTGTCACCCCGACGGAGTTCACTCTTCTTGATTTGCTCTTGGGTGCCAAGGGCCACATTCGCACCAAGGCCGATCTGGTCAGGCGACTTCGCAACGAGGACTCCGACGCCGGGACCTTCGTTTCGGCGGCGGATGAGCGGTCGGTGGAAGTGCATGTGGGAAACCTGCGTCGCAAGCTGGGCGATTCCGTCCACGAGCCGCGCTGGATCGAAACAGTGCGCGGCGTGGGGTACCGAGCTGTGATCGGGCGCTAG
- the recR gene encoding recombination mediator RecR — MYEGAVQELIDELGRLPGIGPKSAQRIAFHILEADPEDMKRLAQSISVVKERVKFCTVCFNVSESETCSICRDERRGDDIICVVEESKDVIAIERSRAFTGKYHVLGGAINPINGIGPEQLHIRELIARLGDERITEIILATDPNLEGEATATYLVRTLRPLGIKISRLASGLPVGGDLEYADEVTLARAIEGRRNTAPAAPAAPLVRTPLPDQEAVSAS; from the coding sequence GTGTACGAAGGCGCAGTCCAGGAACTGATTGACGAGTTGGGTAGGCTTCCGGGCATCGGCCCCAAGTCCGCCCAGCGCATTGCCTTTCACATCCTCGAGGCGGACCCGGAGGACATGAAGCGCCTGGCCCAGTCCATCTCCGTGGTCAAGGAACGGGTAAAGTTCTGCACCGTCTGCTTCAACGTCTCCGAGTCCGAGACCTGCTCGATCTGCCGGGACGAACGTCGCGGCGATGACATCATCTGCGTCGTCGAGGAGTCCAAGGACGTCATCGCCATCGAGCGTTCGCGCGCCTTCACCGGCAAATACCACGTGCTGGGCGGGGCCATCAACCCGATCAACGGGATCGGCCCGGAACAACTGCACATCCGCGAGCTGATCGCCCGCCTGGGAGATGAGCGCATCACCGAGATCATCCTGGCCACCGACCCCAACCTGGAAGGCGAGGCGACGGCCACCTACCTGGTGCGCACGCTGCGCCCGCTGGGCATCAAGATCAGCCGGCTGGCCTCCGGGCTGCCGGTGGGCGGAGACCTCGAGTACGCCGACGAGGTCACCCTCGCCCGCGCCATCGAGGGCCGCCGCAACACCGCGCCGGCGGCACCCGCCGCACCCCTGGTGCGTACCCCGCTGCCGGATCAGGAAGCGGTTTCCGCCTCCTGA